In a single window of the Cucurbita pepo subsp. pepo cultivar mu-cu-16 chromosome LG18, ASM280686v2, whole genome shotgun sequence genome:
- the LOC111779809 gene encoding uncharacterized protein LOC111779809 isoform X1, with protein sequence MSRRSHFDGGDKELPASEEDDEDDLVDDDMETLRRACRLAGVNHEDYINPRLSLPAAGDANLGSDSDDVDDLELLRNIQNRFSIAADEQPLSILPPVTADEEEDDFEMLRSIQRRFAAYESDILSNKPDQSCDLDGPLKMDSENTDVERLTSSERSSMIAFEKGSLPKAALAFIDAIKKNRSQQKFIRSKMIHLEARIEENKKLRKRFKVLKGFQGSCRRKTTCALTQMVDPRVQLISAGKPQAKDSSKKDKRLSSMCYGPAENSHVACYRTAWTKFHPVDRKRWSNFERENLGKGIRQQFQEMVLQISVDQISEIQGFSAESDDLDNILASIKGLDITPEKIREFLPKVNWDKLASMYLRGRSGAECEARWLNFEDPLINRNPWTTSEDKNLLFTIQQKGLNNWIELAVSLGTNRTPFQCLSRYQRSLNASILKSEWTKDEDDKLRSAVAVFGEGDWQAVASTLEGRTGPQCSNRWKKSLDPARTKRGYFTPDEDSRLKIAVLLFGPKNWNKKAEFLPGRNQVQCRERWFNCLDPSLRRCEWTEEEDLRLEIAIQEHGYSWAKVAACVPSRTDNECRRRWKKLFPNQVPLLQEARKIQKVALISNFVDRESERPALGPTDFRPVPNSHLLCNTDDPETAPKRNVRTRRMPVSRNEKSANGDAPKRRKSNNQRNRADETAQVDFGNNTSSVPEVKSTKPQRKRTRHGAYTTRRKGAPKIGCNSERCAEQNSDTRSVEVQLNCKEPAERINSDCPETVDENGMEVFENKAAEMHSEGVVCFSEQEENQNSTGSSGVSVLSEMTNDMDEYNPSTLPDTTLLASITADDIIETKGVNVADKDLDDSNSFSLPQSCLELRTTDSEGVDSYSVDEFTDKSHGVCKPQGRRKKNSKRSNKSQDSLVSCQQAELEMSGTNELHRCNQSKKRKHSGTNTSPLGTMEAVEEVDDCTLQGFLQKRLKRTTTTHDKKVDGSSSTPPEVDNDDNDPTLALLLNDKLKRKKH encoded by the exons ATGTCTCGCCGCAGCCACTTCGACGGCGGTGACAAGGAGCTTCCCGCCAGCGAGGAAGACGATGAAGATGATCTGGTTGATGATGACATGGAAACCCTCCGAAGAGCGTGCAGGCTTGCTGGAGTTAATCATGAGGATTATATCAATCCCCGGCTTTCGTTGCCTGCCGCCGGAGATGCTAATCTAGGTTCTGATTctgatgatgttgatgatctcGAACTTCTTCGGAATATTCAGAACCGGTTCTCGATTGCGGCCGATGAGCAGCCGCTGAGTATTCTCCCACCGGTTACCGCGGACGAGGAGGAAGATGATTTCGAGATGCTACGTTCGATTCAGCGGCGCTTTGCGGCGTATGAAAGTG ATATTTTGAGCAATAAACCTGATCAATCTTGTGACTTGGATGGGCCTCTAAAGATGGATTCTGAGAACACAGATGTTGAAAGATTGACATCCTCAGAAAG GTCATCCATGATAGCCTTTGAAAAGGGAAGCTTGCCAAAGGCTGCTTTGGCTTTTATTGATGCCATCAAGAAGAATAGGTCCCAGCAGAAGTTTATTCGTAGTAAGATGATTCATCTTGAGGCTAGAATTGAGGAGAACAAAAAACTCAGAAAACGTTTCAAAGTTCTCAAAGGTTTCCAGGGTTCATGTAGACGAAAAACAACTTGTGCCCTGACTCAGATGGTAGATCCTCGAGTCCAGTTAATATCAGCTGGAAAACCACAGGCAAAGGATTCATCAAAG AAGGACAAACGATTATCTTCAATGTGTTATGGCCCAGCTGAGAATTCTCATGTTGCTTGCTACAGAACAGCATGGACAAAGTTTCATCCTGTAGATCGAAAAAGATGGTCCAATTTTGAAAGGGAGAATCTAGGCAAGGGAATAAGACAGCAATTCCAGGAGATGGTGCTTCAGATTTCAGTGGATCAAATTAG TGAGATACAAGGATTTTCAGCAGAATCAGATGATCTGGATAACATTCTTGCATCAATAAAAGGCCTCGACATCACTCCTGAAAAGATTAGGGAATTTCTGCCAAAAGTTAATTGGGACAAATTGGCTTCCATGTATCTTCGGGGTCGTTCAGGGGCAGAATGTGAAGCGAG GTGGTTGAATTTTGAAGATCCCCTAATTAACCGGAATCCATGGACTACAAGTGAGGATAAGAATCTTTTGTTTACTATCCAACAGAAAGGATTGAATAACTGGATTGAACTGGCAGTTTCGTTGGGAACAAACAGAACTCCTTTTCAGTGCTTGTCTCGGTATCAAAGGAGTTTAAACGCTTCCATATTAAAGAGTGAGTGGACTAAAGATGAGGATGATAAACTTCGATCTGCTGTTGCTGTATTTGGTGAGGGAGATTGGCAGGCCGTAGCTTCTACTTTGGAAGGGCGAACTGGTCCACAGTGCTCTAATAG GTGGAAAAAATCCCTTGATCCAGCTAGGACAAAAAGAGGCTATTTCACTCCAGATGAAGACAGTCGCTTGAAAATTGCTGTACTGCTTTTTGGGCCTAAAAATTGGAACAAGAAAGCAGAATTTTTACCTGGCCGAAATCAAGTTCAATGCAGAGAAAG ATGGTTCAATTGTTTAGATCCTTCCTTGAGAAGATGTGAATGGACAGAAGAGGAGGATCTAAGGCTAGAGATAGCAATTCAGGAACATGGATATAGCTGGGCTAAGGTAGCTGCATGCGTGCCATCACGTACAGATAATGAGTGCCGGAG GAGATGGAAGAAGTTATTTCCCAATCAAGTTCCTTTGCTCCAGGAAGCTAGAAAGATTCAGAAGGTTGCTCTTATCAGCAACTTTGTTGATAGGGAATCCGAGCGGCCTGCTCTTGGTCCTACTGACTTTCGACCTGTACCTAATTCACATTTATTATGTAATACTGATGATCCAGAAACTGCCCCAAAAAGAAATGTGAGGACGAG AAGGATGCCAGTGTCAAGGAATGAAAAGAGTGCTAATGG TGATGCTCCAAAGAGGAGGAAATCAAATAACCAGAGGAATCGAGCTGATGAAACGGCTCAGGTGGATTTTGGAAATAATACATCTTCTGTCCCAGAGGTTAAATCTACAAAACCTCAAAGAAAACGAACTAGACATGGAGCTTATACCACTAGGAGGAAAGGGGCTCCGAAGATAGGTTGTAATAGTGAGAGATGTGCAGAACAGAATTCGGACACTCGGAGCGTTGAGGTGCAGTTGAATTGCAAGGAACCAGCAGAGAGGATCAACAGTGACTGCCCTGAGACTGTTGATGAGAATGGTATGGAGGTATTTGAGAACAAAGCTGCAGAGATGCATTCTGAAGGAGTTGTATGCTTTtcagaacaagaagaaaatcaaaactcTACCGGATCTTCTGGGGTGTCCGTACTGTCAGAAATGACTAATGACATGGACGAATATAACCCTTCTACTCTTCCTGATACAACGTTGCTGGCTAGTATTACTGCGGATGATATTATAGAAACGAAGGGCGTGAACGTTGCAGACAAAGATCTGGATGACAGTAACAGTTTCTCATTACCACAAAGTTGCTTAGAACTCAGGACAACTGACAGTGAAGGTGTTGACAGCTATTCTGTGGATGAATTCACTGATAAAAGCCATGGGGTTTGCAAGCCCCAAGgcagaaggaagaaaaatagcAAAAGATCAAATAAGAGCCAGGACTCGTTGGTTTCTTGTCAACAAGCAGAGCTGGAGATGTCTGGGACGAATGAGCTTCATCGTTGTAATCaatcaaagaagagaaagcaTAGCGGTACAAATACGAGTCCATTAGGAACAATGGAAGCCGTTGAAGAGGTTGATGACTGCACTCTCCAGGGCTTTTTGCAAAAAAGATTGAAGAGGACGACAACCACACATGACAAGAAAGTGGATGGCAGTTCAAGCACTCCCCCTGAAGTTGATAATGACGACAATGATCCAACCCTTGCCTTGCTTCTCAATGAtaaattgaagagaaaaaagcATTAA
- the LOC111779572 gene encoding peroxisome biogenesis protein 3-2-like, with product MFGLVRDSKMFPIRDFWKRYKRKILITAGVLGSGYFLYRQYDYYSRRLYDIQKELDNEREADELIKAQIQAHFENIQRIADTTTLPHALQHLHNRIEEDLDLSHLTERLMMGKGEPNTLTLAEKLDLWENLKILSFTKMVISLWAITVLSLYIRVQVNILGRHMYIDTARGLGSSQLLEEADLINREDQQKFLAISDFLCNYGLNALIPKLQVAVGEVLKRRQLRDVFNTTVLRDTTTQIIKIFMSTGSPHHWLDYLMPGDNQSNITDTLSTDDDAAARNFNKFDQLMMETRAVLLSAEFGSVVERSLEVGVDGLMDEMEASVAGGSSRTSGIPLARLVPRVAQMGLLLLEDPIKSRFIKTIRGIPEVEIFFTLLYANMPTS from the exons ATGTTCGGTTTAGTTCGTGACTCCAAAATGTTTCCTATAAG GGATTTCTGGAAAAGGTATAAGAGGAAGATTTTAATTACAGCTGGAGTTTTAGGAAGCGGGTATTTTCTGTACCGACAATATGATTATTACAGTCGAAGGCTTTATGATATCCAGAAAGAGTTGGATAATGAACGTGAAGCAGATGAGCTCATTAAAGCTCA AATACAAGCTCATTTTGAGAACATTCAAAGAATAGCTGATACGACGACGTTGCCTCATGCTTTACAACATTTACATAATCGGATAGAGGAAGATTTGGATCTTTCACACCTGACAGAGAGATTAATGATGGGGAAGGGCGAGCCAAACACTTTGACATTAGCTGAGAAACTTGATTTATGGGAAAACCTCAAAATACTAA GCTTCACAAAGATGGTGATATCACTCTGGGCAATAACTGTGTTAAGTTTGTACATTAGAGTTCAAGTCAACATCTTAGGAAGACATATGTACATCGATACTGCCCGTGGTCTTGGTAGCTCCCAGTTGCTT GAGGAGGCTGATCTCATCAATAGAGAAGACCAACAGAAATTTCTGGCCATCTCTGATTTTCTATGTAATTATGGTCTGAATGCCTTGATTCCTAAATTGCAGGTAGCAGTAGGAGAAGTTCTTAAGAG AAGACAGTTGCGAGATGTCTTTAATACAACCGTACTTCGTGACACTACtacacaaataattaaaattttcatgagcACAGGAAGTCCCCATCATTGGTTGGACTACTTGATGCCTGGGGACAATCAATCTAATATTACAGACACGCTCTCCACTGACGACGATGCAGCTGCCCGAAATTTCAACAAGTTTGATCAGCTCATGATGGAGACTAGAGCAGTACTGCTAAG TGCCGAGTTCGGGAGTGTCGTCGAGAGATCGTTAGAAGTGGGAGTCGATGGATTGATGGATGAAATGGAGGCTTCAGTTGCTGGAGGCAGCAGCAGAACATCAGGAATACCCCTGGCTAGGCTTGTGCCAAGAGTGGCCCAGATGGGGCTATTGCTCCTTGAAGATCCAATAAAAAGTAGATTCATCAAAACGATAAGAGGTATACCAGAAGTGGAAATCTTTTTTACTCTTCTTTATGCAAATATGCCTACCTCTTAG
- the LOC111779573 gene encoding guanine nucleotide-binding protein subunit beta-like protein, which translates to MAEGLVLRGTMRAHTDMVTAIATPIDNSDMIVTSSRDKSIILWRLTKEEKTYGVPQRRLNGHSHFVQDVVLSSDGQFALSGSWDGELRLWDLATGVTSRRFVGHSKDVLSVAFSIDNRQIVSASRDRTIKLWNTLGECKYTIQDGDAHSDWVSCVRFSPNTLQPTIVSASWDKTVKVWNLTNCKLRVTLAGHGGYVNTVAVSPDGSLCASGGKDGVILLWDLAEGKKLYSLDAGSIIHALCFSPNRYWLCAATESSIKIWDLESKSIVEDLKVDLKTEAEKTDDTHAATTNKIKDIYCTSLSWSADGSTLFSGYTDGVIRVWGIGRY; encoded by the exons ATGGCGGAGGGTCTTGTTCTGCGGGGCACAATGAGGGCTCACACCGACATGGTGACGGCCATAGCCACTCCGATTGATAATTCCGATATGATTGTCACCTCTTCCCGTGATAAATCCATCATCTTGTGGCGCCTTACTAAGGAGGAGAAGACCTACGGTGTTCCTCAACGAAGACTCAATGGCCACTCTCACTTTGTTCAGGATGTTGTCCTCTCATCCGATGGTCAGTTCGCTCTCTCTGGTTCCTGGGACGGCGAGCTCCGCCTTTGGGACCTTGCCACCGGCGTCACATCCCGTCGATTTGTTGGACATTCTAAGGATGTTCTCTCTGTCGCTTTCTCCATCGACAATCGCCAGATCGTCTCGGCTTCTCGCGACCGAACGATTAAGCTATGGAACACTCTCGGTGAGTGCAAGTACACAATCCAGGATGGTGACGCTCACTCTGACTGGGTTAGCTGTGTCAGATTCAGCCCTAACACGCTCCAGCCAACGATTGTTTCGGCGTCTTGGGATAAGACTGTGAAAGTGTGGAACTTGACTAATTGCAAGTTGAGAGTCACTCTCGCTGGACACGGCGGTTATGTCAACACAGTGGCTGTTTCACCGGATGGTTCACTGTGCGCCAGCGGTGGCAAAGACGGAGTGATTTTGCTGTGGGATTTGGCTGAGGGTAAGAAGCTCTACTCCCTGGATGCCGGATCCATTATCCATGCTCTTTGTTTCAGCCCCAACAGGTACTGGCTATGTGCTGCTACTGAGAGCAGTATTAAGATCTGGGACTTGGAGAGCAAGAGTATTGTTGAGGACTTGAAAGTCGATTTGAAAACCGAAGCGGAGAAAACTGATGATACCCATGCTGCTACTACCAACAAGATTAAG GATATCTACTGCACAAGTTTGAGCTGGAGCGCAGATGGGAGCACATTGTTTAGCGGCTACACAGATGGAGTCATCAGAGTTTGGGGAATTGGTCGTTATTAG
- the LOC111779809 gene encoding uncharacterized protein LOC111779809 isoform X2, with protein MSRRSHFDGGDKELPASEEDDEDDLVDDDMETLRRACRLAGVNHEDYINPRLSLPAAGDANLGSDSDDVDDLELLRNIQNRFSIAADEQPLSILPPVTADEEEDDFEMLRSIQRRFAAYESDILSNKPDQSCDLDGPLKMDSENTDVERLTSSERSSMIAFEKGSLPKAALAFIDAIKKNRSQQKFIRSKMIHLEARIEENKKLRKRFKVLKGFQGSCRRKTTCALTQMVDPRVQLISAGKPQAKDSSKKDKRLSSMCYGPAENSHVACYRTAWTKFHPVDRKRWSNFERENLGKGIRQQFQEMVLQISVDQISEIQGFSAESDDLDNILASIKGLDITPEKIREFLPKVNWDKLASMYLRGRSGAECEARWLNFEDPLINRNPWTTSEDKNLLFTIQQKGLNNWIELAVSLGTNRTPFQCLSRYQRSLNASILKSEWTKDEDDKLRSAVAVFGEGDWQAVASTLEGRTGPQCSNRWKKSLDPARTKRGYFTPDEDSRLKIAVLLFGPKNWNKKAEFLPGRNQVQCRERWFNCLDPSLRRCEWTEEEDLRLEIAIQEHGYSWAKVAACVPSRTDNECRRWKKLFPNQVPLLQEARKIQKVALISNFVDRESERPALGPTDFRPVPNSHLLCNTDDPETAPKRNVRTRRMPVSRNEKSANGDAPKRRKSNNQRNRADETAQVDFGNNTSSVPEVKSTKPQRKRTRHGAYTTRRKGAPKIGCNSERCAEQNSDTRSVEVQLNCKEPAERINSDCPETVDENGMEVFENKAAEMHSEGVVCFSEQEENQNSTGSSGVSVLSEMTNDMDEYNPSTLPDTTLLASITADDIIETKGVNVADKDLDDSNSFSLPQSCLELRTTDSEGVDSYSVDEFTDKSHGVCKPQGRRKKNSKRSNKSQDSLVSCQQAELEMSGTNELHRCNQSKKRKHSGTNTSPLGTMEAVEEVDDCTLQGFLQKRLKRTTTTHDKKVDGSSSTPPEVDNDDNDPTLALLLNDKLKRKKH; from the exons ATGTCTCGCCGCAGCCACTTCGACGGCGGTGACAAGGAGCTTCCCGCCAGCGAGGAAGACGATGAAGATGATCTGGTTGATGATGACATGGAAACCCTCCGAAGAGCGTGCAGGCTTGCTGGAGTTAATCATGAGGATTATATCAATCCCCGGCTTTCGTTGCCTGCCGCCGGAGATGCTAATCTAGGTTCTGATTctgatgatgttgatgatctcGAACTTCTTCGGAATATTCAGAACCGGTTCTCGATTGCGGCCGATGAGCAGCCGCTGAGTATTCTCCCACCGGTTACCGCGGACGAGGAGGAAGATGATTTCGAGATGCTACGTTCGATTCAGCGGCGCTTTGCGGCGTATGAAAGTG ATATTTTGAGCAATAAACCTGATCAATCTTGTGACTTGGATGGGCCTCTAAAGATGGATTCTGAGAACACAGATGTTGAAAGATTGACATCCTCAGAAAG GTCATCCATGATAGCCTTTGAAAAGGGAAGCTTGCCAAAGGCTGCTTTGGCTTTTATTGATGCCATCAAGAAGAATAGGTCCCAGCAGAAGTTTATTCGTAGTAAGATGATTCATCTTGAGGCTAGAATTGAGGAGAACAAAAAACTCAGAAAACGTTTCAAAGTTCTCAAAGGTTTCCAGGGTTCATGTAGACGAAAAACAACTTGTGCCCTGACTCAGATGGTAGATCCTCGAGTCCAGTTAATATCAGCTGGAAAACCACAGGCAAAGGATTCATCAAAG AAGGACAAACGATTATCTTCAATGTGTTATGGCCCAGCTGAGAATTCTCATGTTGCTTGCTACAGAACAGCATGGACAAAGTTTCATCCTGTAGATCGAAAAAGATGGTCCAATTTTGAAAGGGAGAATCTAGGCAAGGGAATAAGACAGCAATTCCAGGAGATGGTGCTTCAGATTTCAGTGGATCAAATTAG TGAGATACAAGGATTTTCAGCAGAATCAGATGATCTGGATAACATTCTTGCATCAATAAAAGGCCTCGACATCACTCCTGAAAAGATTAGGGAATTTCTGCCAAAAGTTAATTGGGACAAATTGGCTTCCATGTATCTTCGGGGTCGTTCAGGGGCAGAATGTGAAGCGAG GTGGTTGAATTTTGAAGATCCCCTAATTAACCGGAATCCATGGACTACAAGTGAGGATAAGAATCTTTTGTTTACTATCCAACAGAAAGGATTGAATAACTGGATTGAACTGGCAGTTTCGTTGGGAACAAACAGAACTCCTTTTCAGTGCTTGTCTCGGTATCAAAGGAGTTTAAACGCTTCCATATTAAAGAGTGAGTGGACTAAAGATGAGGATGATAAACTTCGATCTGCTGTTGCTGTATTTGGTGAGGGAGATTGGCAGGCCGTAGCTTCTACTTTGGAAGGGCGAACTGGTCCACAGTGCTCTAATAG GTGGAAAAAATCCCTTGATCCAGCTAGGACAAAAAGAGGCTATTTCACTCCAGATGAAGACAGTCGCTTGAAAATTGCTGTACTGCTTTTTGGGCCTAAAAATTGGAACAAGAAAGCAGAATTTTTACCTGGCCGAAATCAAGTTCAATGCAGAGAAAG ATGGTTCAATTGTTTAGATCCTTCCTTGAGAAGATGTGAATGGACAGAAGAGGAGGATCTAAGGCTAGAGATAGCAATTCAGGAACATGGATATAGCTGGGCTAAGGTAGCTGCATGCGTGCCATCACGTACAGATAATGAGTGCCGGAG ATGGAAGAAGTTATTTCCCAATCAAGTTCCTTTGCTCCAGGAAGCTAGAAAGATTCAGAAGGTTGCTCTTATCAGCAACTTTGTTGATAGGGAATCCGAGCGGCCTGCTCTTGGTCCTACTGACTTTCGACCTGTACCTAATTCACATTTATTATGTAATACTGATGATCCAGAAACTGCCCCAAAAAGAAATGTGAGGACGAG AAGGATGCCAGTGTCAAGGAATGAAAAGAGTGCTAATGG TGATGCTCCAAAGAGGAGGAAATCAAATAACCAGAGGAATCGAGCTGATGAAACGGCTCAGGTGGATTTTGGAAATAATACATCTTCTGTCCCAGAGGTTAAATCTACAAAACCTCAAAGAAAACGAACTAGACATGGAGCTTATACCACTAGGAGGAAAGGGGCTCCGAAGATAGGTTGTAATAGTGAGAGATGTGCAGAACAGAATTCGGACACTCGGAGCGTTGAGGTGCAGTTGAATTGCAAGGAACCAGCAGAGAGGATCAACAGTGACTGCCCTGAGACTGTTGATGAGAATGGTATGGAGGTATTTGAGAACAAAGCTGCAGAGATGCATTCTGAAGGAGTTGTATGCTTTtcagaacaagaagaaaatcaaaactcTACCGGATCTTCTGGGGTGTCCGTACTGTCAGAAATGACTAATGACATGGACGAATATAACCCTTCTACTCTTCCTGATACAACGTTGCTGGCTAGTATTACTGCGGATGATATTATAGAAACGAAGGGCGTGAACGTTGCAGACAAAGATCTGGATGACAGTAACAGTTTCTCATTACCACAAAGTTGCTTAGAACTCAGGACAACTGACAGTGAAGGTGTTGACAGCTATTCTGTGGATGAATTCACTGATAAAAGCCATGGGGTTTGCAAGCCCCAAGgcagaaggaagaaaaatagcAAAAGATCAAATAAGAGCCAGGACTCGTTGGTTTCTTGTCAACAAGCAGAGCTGGAGATGTCTGGGACGAATGAGCTTCATCGTTGTAATCaatcaaagaagagaaagcaTAGCGGTACAAATACGAGTCCATTAGGAACAATGGAAGCCGTTGAAGAGGTTGATGACTGCACTCTCCAGGGCTTTTTGCAAAAAAGATTGAAGAGGACGACAACCACACATGACAAGAAAGTGGATGGCAGTTCAAGCACTCCCCCTGAAGTTGATAATGACGACAATGATCCAACCCTTGCCTTGCTTCTCAATGAtaaattgaagagaaaaaagcATTAA
- the LOC111779571 gene encoding cyclin-dependent kinase D-3-like, giving the protein MAELDPSKKVADRYLKREVLGEGTYGVVHKAIDTQTGQTVAIKKIRLGKQKEGVNFTALREIKLLKELKDPNIIELIDAFPHKGNLHLVFEFMETDLEAVIRDRNIFLSPADIKSFLQMTLKGLAYCHKKWVLHRDMKPNNLLIGSNGQLKLADFGLARIFGSPDRRFTHQVFARWYRAPELLFGTKQYGSAVDVWAAACIFAELLLRRPFLQGSSDIDQLGKIFAAFGTPTPSQWPDMLYLPDYVEFQYVPAPPLRSLFPMASDDTLDLLSKMFAYDPKSRITIQQALEHRYFSSAPLPTDPSKLPRPTSKQEPTNSRGLDLNSNEAPAVLSSPRKLRRVMPDREAFEGNAYKSDRLDDHVSEREAAAGNTSKNEAVPMSLDFSVFGGKPPNRPTINSADRSHLKRKLDLEFQQ; this is encoded by the exons ATGGCTGAGCTCGATCCATCAAAGAAAGTGGCCGATAGATATTTAAAGCGTGAGGTTCTCGGGGAGGGTACCTATGGTGTTGTACATAAGGCTATTGATACTCAG ACAGGTCAGACGGTTGCTATCAAGAAAATTCGGCTTGGGAAACAAAAAGAGGGAGTAAATTTTACGGCTCTTCGAGAAATCAAGCTGCTTAAAGAGCTCAAAGATCCAAATATAATTGAGTTAATTGATGCATTCCCTCACAAAGGAAATTTGCATCTTGTATTTGAGTTTATGGAGACAGACCTTGAAGCTGTTATACGTGATCGAAACATATTTCTTTCCCCAGCTGACATAAAATCATTCCTTCAGATGACGTTGAAAGGACTTGCTTATTGCCACAAGAAATGGGTTTTACATAG GGATATGAAGCCAAATAATTTGTTGATAGGATCAAATGGTCAACTAAAACTTGCAGATTTTGGTTTGGCTCGGATATTTGGGAGTCCGGATCGTAGATTTACTCACCAG GTGTTTGCTCGATGGTACAGAGCACCTGAGCTATTGTTTGGCACTAAGCAATATGGCTCTGCAGTTGATGTTTGGGCAGCAGCTTGTATTTTTGCTGAACTATTACTTCGTCGACCTTTTCTTCAG GGTTCAAGTGACATTGACCAATTGGGGAAGATCTTTGCAGCTTTTGGAACACCAACGCCTTCTCAATGGCCTGATATGTTATACCTACCTGATTACGTGGAGTTCCAATATGTTCCTGCCCCTCCCCTACGATCATTGTTTCCTATGGCTAGTGATGACACGCTGGATCTCCTATCAAAGATGTTTGCATATGATCCAAAATCTAGAATTACCATTCAACAAGCATTGGAGCATAG atACTTCTCATCTGCACCACTTCCCACAGATCCTAGTAAGCTTCCAAGGCCTACTTCAAAGCAAGAACCTACGAACTCTCGAGGTTTGGACTTAAATTCAAATGAGGCTCCGGCTGTCCTCTCTTCTCCAAGAAAGTTGAGAAGAGTAATGCCAGATCGTGAGGCTTTTGAAGGAAATGCATATAAATCTGATAGGCTTGATGACCATGTTAGTGAGCGAGAGGCAGCTGCTGGAAATACAAGCAAGAATGAAGCAGTGCCTATGTCGTTggatttttctgtttttggtGGAAAACCTCCAAATAGACCTACAATTAACAG TGCTGACAGATCACATCTTAAAAGGAAATTAGATCTTGAATTCCAACAATAA